The following coding sequences lie in one Flavobacterium sp. 20NA77.7 genomic window:
- a CDS encoding 2-oxoglutarate dehydrogenase E1 component has protein sequence MDRFSFLNAAHTAYFAELYDQYLQNPDSIEPSWRSFFQGFDFANEFANPTEELGNVTIDNSNLSEKIEKEIRVIQLIEAYRTNGHLFSKTNPVRDRRTFSPSLAIENFHLSSTDLTTVFQSSTLVNKTAITLGELIQLLEKLFCQSLAFEYKYIRDPKATQWIESKINAMTDEVSSERKKIILEKLNEAVSFENFLHTKYVGQKRFSLEGNEAVVPAFDLLIEDAAQVGVEQVVLGMAHRGRLNILANVFDKPTKNIFSEFDGKDYADEDHFDGDVKYHLGITTHKTTRAGKAININLVPNPSHLETVGAVVEGITRSKQDRLYTNEPKKVLPIIVHGDAAVAGQGLVYEVAQMVNLDGYKTQGTIHVVINNQVGFTTNYTDSRSATYCTDIAKLTASPVIHVNADDAEAVVKALTFALEYRMEFGLDVYIDVLGYRKYGHNEGDEPRFTQPKLYKTLAKHKNVRDIYGAKLAEQGVIASTYVKEIEEAYKAKLDENLNASRAEELTVITPFMQDEWVGFNKANRTKMLEKINTAVDKKILTDIAKVVTELPTDKKFISKIQKLINDRKVMYFDTNKLDWAMGEMLAYGSLLTEGYNVRISGQDVERGTFSHRHAVVKVDESEEEVVLLDHIPNKKGNFNAFNSLLSEYGVVGFDYGYALASPKTLTIWEAQFGDFSNGAQIMIDQYISAAEDKWNSQNGLVFLMPHGYENQGAEHSSARMERYLQLCSQQNMFVADCTTPANFFHLLRRQMLTDYRKPLMVFTPKSLLRHPEAISGVEEFASGTFQEVIDDVHVHAADVKTVVFCTGKFYYDLKAERESLGRNDVALVRIEQLFPLAIDQLQAVIAKYSNTNDYVWAQEEPKNMGAYGYMLMNFDLVKLRLASSPAYSAPAAGSYTRSKKRHAATIAKVFDKNL, from the coding sequence ATGGATAGGTTTTCATTTTTAAACGCAGCACACACAGCATACTTTGCTGAACTATACGATCAATATTTACAAAATCCAGATAGCATAGAGCCTAGCTGGAGAAGCTTTTTTCAAGGTTTTGATTTTGCAAACGAATTTGCAAACCCTACTGAAGAACTAGGCAATGTAACTATTGACAACTCTAATCTTTCTGAGAAAATAGAGAAAGAGATACGAGTTATTCAACTTATTGAAGCATATAGAACAAACGGACATTTGTTTTCAAAAACGAATCCTGTTAGAGATAGAAGAACATTTTCTCCTTCTTTAGCTATTGAAAATTTCCATTTGTCTTCGACAGATTTAACGACTGTGTTTCAATCTTCGACATTAGTAAATAAAACAGCAATAACATTAGGTGAACTAATTCAACTATTAGAAAAATTATTTTGCCAATCGTTGGCTTTTGAATACAAATACATTCGTGATCCAAAAGCAACTCAATGGATTGAATCAAAAATAAACGCTATGACTGACGAAGTTTCGTCAGAAAGAAAAAAAATAATTCTTGAAAAACTTAACGAAGCCGTTTCTTTTGAAAATTTTTTACATACAAAATATGTTGGACAAAAACGCTTTTCTTTAGAAGGAAACGAAGCAGTAGTTCCTGCTTTTGATTTACTTATTGAAGATGCAGCACAAGTAGGCGTTGAACAAGTTGTACTGGGTATGGCGCACAGAGGGCGTTTAAATATTCTAGCAAATGTATTTGATAAACCTACAAAAAATATCTTCAGTGAATTTGATGGAAAAGATTATGCAGATGAAGATCATTTTGATGGAGATGTAAAATACCACCTTGGAATTACAACTCACAAAACCACTAGAGCAGGAAAAGCAATAAATATTAACTTAGTTCCAAATCCATCTCATTTAGAAACAGTAGGTGCCGTAGTTGAAGGTATTACACGTTCTAAACAAGATAGATTATACACAAACGAACCTAAGAAAGTATTGCCTATAATTGTACACGGTGATGCGGCCGTTGCAGGACAAGGTTTAGTTTATGAAGTAGCGCAAATGGTAAATCTTGATGGGTATAAAACACAAGGAACCATTCACGTAGTAATCAATAACCAAGTTGGGTTTACTACTAACTATACAGATTCTAGATCAGCAACTTATTGTACAGATATTGCAAAACTAACTGCATCTCCAGTAATACATGTAAATGCTGATGATGCAGAAGCAGTTGTAAAGGCATTAACATTTGCTTTAGAATACCGCATGGAGTTTGGATTAGATGTGTATATAGATGTATTGGGCTATAGAAAATATGGTCATAATGAAGGCGATGAACCTCGTTTTACACAACCAAAATTATACAAAACGCTAGCTAAACATAAAAACGTTAGAGATATTTATGGTGCTAAATTAGCCGAACAAGGTGTTATTGCATCAACTTATGTTAAAGAAATCGAAGAAGCATATAAAGCAAAATTAGATGAAAATCTAAATGCCTCAAGAGCGGAAGAACTAACAGTAATTACACCATTTATGCAAGATGAATGGGTTGGTTTTAACAAAGCTAACAGAACTAAAATGTTAGAAAAAATCAACACCGCTGTAGATAAAAAAATATTAACTGACATTGCAAAAGTAGTTACTGAATTGCCTACCGATAAAAAATTTATTAGTAAAATACAAAAACTAATCAACGACAGAAAAGTAATGTATTTTGATACAAATAAGTTAGACTGGGCTATGGGCGAAATGTTAGCGTATGGCTCTTTGCTAACGGAAGGCTATAATGTGCGTATTTCAGGGCAAGATGTAGAAAGAGGAACTTTTTCTCATCGTCATGCGGTTGTAAAAGTAGACGAATCTGAAGAAGAAGTTGTATTACTAGATCATATTCCAAACAAAAAAGGAAACTTTAATGCTTTCAACTCATTATTATCAGAATATGGTGTGGTAGGTTTTGATTATGGATATGCGTTAGCATCGCCAAAAACACTAACCATTTGGGAAGCACAATTTGGAGATTTTTCAAATGGCGCTCAAATTATGATTGATCAATACATTTCTGCCGCGGAAGACAAATGGAACAGTCAAAACGGATTGGTTTTCTTAATGCCTCATGGATATGAAAATCAAGGAGCAGAACATTCTTCAGCACGTATGGAACGTTATTTACAACTATGCTCACAACAAAATATGTTTGTTGCAGATTGTACAACCCCTGCAAATTTCTTCCACTTATTGAGAAGACAAATGCTAACGGATTACAGAAAACCATTGATGGTATTTACACCAAAAAGTTTATTGCGTCACCCAGAAGCAATTTCTGGAGTAGAAGAATTTGCATCTGGCACATTCCAAGAAGTAATTGATGATGTACATGTACATGCTGCAGATGTAAAAACAGTAGTATTCTGTACAGGTAAATTTTATTATGATTTAAAAGCAGAAAGAGAGAGCTTAGGGAGAAACGATGTAGCTTTAGTTCGTATTGAACAATTATTCCCTTTAGCAATAGATCAATTACAGGCAGTCATTGCTAAATATTCAAATACCAATGATTATGTTTGGGCACAAGAAG